A window of Ketobacter sp. MCCC 1A13808 contains these coding sequences:
- a CDS encoding SDR family oxidoreductase has product MSTLKNKTLFITGASRGIGKEIALKAAKDGANIVVAAKTTEAHPKLPGTIYSAAEEIEAAGGKALPLVVDVREEETVAAAMRKAVETFGGIDILVNNASAINLTGTLDVEMKRFDLMHQINFRGTFLCSKLAVPHLKNAENPHVLNLAPPISTNSRWYAPHLAYSMAKFGMSFCVLGMAEEFSRDNIAFNALWPRTAIATAAVQNHLGGDATIKLSRTPAIMADAAYEIFKRPSAECSGNFFIDDEVLGEAGVTDLRQYQVDPSLDVNQLIPDFFIDV; this is encoded by the coding sequence ATGTCAACTCTTAAAAACAAGACTCTATTTATCACCGGTGCGAGCCGGGGAATCGGCAAAGAAATCGCCCTTAAAGCCGCGAAAGACGGGGCTAACATCGTTGTTGCCGCAAAGACTACTGAAGCCCACCCCAAGCTGCCGGGCACCATCTATAGTGCAGCGGAAGAAATAGAGGCAGCGGGTGGTAAGGCACTACCTCTGGTTGTGGATGTGCGAGAGGAGGAAACGGTTGCGGCGGCCATGCGTAAAGCCGTAGAAACGTTCGGCGGAATCGATATTCTTGTGAACAATGCTAGTGCAATAAATTTGACTGGCACCCTGGATGTTGAGATGAAACGCTTCGATTTGATGCATCAAATTAATTTTCGAGGCACTTTTTTGTGCTCTAAACTCGCAGTACCGCACCTTAAAAATGCAGAAAATCCTCACGTACTTAACCTTGCGCCTCCTATTAGCACTAATTCGCGCTGGTATGCCCCTCACCTTGCCTACAGCATGGCTAAATTCGGAATGAGTTTTTGTGTTCTCGGGATGGCGGAAGAATTTAGCCGGGATAACATTGCGTTCAACGCACTCTGGCCCAGAACGGCTATCGCAACGGCTGCGGTGCAAAACCATCTGGGGGGCGACGCCACGATTAAATTGTCACGCACACCCGCCATCATGGCCGACGCAGCATATGAGATATTTAAACGACCCAGTGCAGAGTGCAGCGGCAACTTCTTTATCGACGATGAAGTACTGGGTGAAGCAGGTGTAACCGATCTCAGACAATATCAGGTTGATCCCAGCCTGGATGTCAATCAACTGATTCCCGATTTTTTCATCGATGTATAG
- a CDS encoding SDR family oxidoreductase: MKTIIITGAASGIGKAVAELFYSEGWQLGLLDLNPTPLQDTVKDWDKSRYCIVAANVTDPDQVETALQQIMQSIRLPDVLFNCAGVLEVGDFEAITLDRHHRILDINNKGVLNCCYFAFPYLKQNPGSRVINMSSASSLYGIPGFASYSASKFWVKGFTEALNLEWARYGIQVMDIEPPFVNTPMLANKQAQIIRRLGVKLVAEDIAVQVFQAAQGERLHNAVSREYKVLRAARKCLPDRAAHKLVKWMSGY, translated from the coding sequence ATGAAAACGATCATAATTACCGGGGCCGCGTCCGGAATCGGTAAAGCGGTTGCGGAGCTATTTTATTCAGAGGGCTGGCAGTTAGGATTGTTGGATCTGAATCCGACCCCCTTACAGGACACGGTGAAAGATTGGGATAAGTCACGCTATTGTATTGTTGCTGCGAATGTCACTGATCCTGATCAGGTTGAAACGGCACTGCAACAGATTATGCAATCGATCAGGTTACCGGATGTCCTATTCAATTGCGCCGGTGTTTTGGAAGTCGGCGATTTTGAGGCGATCACATTGGACCGCCATCATCGGATTCTGGATATTAATAACAAGGGGGTTCTGAATTGTTGTTATTTTGCCTTTCCTTATCTGAAACAAAATCCCGGTAGTCGGGTTATTAACATGTCATCGGCGTCTTCGCTCTATGGTATTCCCGGGTTTGCCAGCTATTCGGCGTCAAAATTCTGGGTTAAAGGATTTACTGAAGCGTTGAACCTGGAGTGGGCACGATATGGGATTCAGGTGATGGATATAGAGCCCCCTTTTGTGAACACCCCAATGCTCGCGAATAAACAGGCACAAATTATCCGCCGCCTTGGCGTGAAATTGGTTGCCGAGGATATTGCGGTTCAGGTGTTTCAAGCGGCTCAGGGTGAGCGACTCCATAATGCGGTGAGCAGGGAATACAAGGTGTTGCGGGCGGCTAGAAAATGTTTACCGGATCGCGCTGCCCACAAACTTGTGAAATGGATGTCCGGCTATTGA
- a CDS encoding acylphosphatase: MPDLKRVHAIVHGRVQGVYYRASTKDKALSLHLTGWVRNMADGNVEFEAQGSAGNVDALVAWALLGPPDAIVNKVDTGPLSPIPTESHFEITY, from the coding sequence ATGCCAGATTTAAAACGTGTACATGCCATTGTCCACGGCCGGGTTCAGGGTGTCTATTACCGGGCATCTACCAAAGATAAAGCACTCTCTTTGCATCTGACCGGGTGGGTTCGGAATATGGCCGACGGCAATGTGGAATTTGAAGCCCAGGGCAGCGCGGGAAATGTCGATGCCCTGGTCGCTTGGGCGCTACTGGGGCCGCCGGACGCTATTGTCAACAAAGTGGATACCGGGCCATTGAGCCCAATCCCCACGGAAAGTCACTTTGAGATTACCTACTAA
- the amrS gene encoding AmmeMemoRadiSam system radical SAM enzyme — MVESDCSESMHESNPELDIHNPFVRQTKYWHSLEDGRVQCDICPRQCKLRDQQRGLCFVRANVGNQIVLTTYGRSSGFCVDPIEKKPLNHFYPGSSVLSFGTAGCNLSCKFCQNWDISKSRQMDTLASRAQPEAIVQAALDTGCRSVAFTYNDPVVFQEYAVDVAQACRAAGLESVAVSAGYHSAQARSEFYQSISAANIDLKAFSERFYWNVTGAHLSPVLDTLSYLKHETAVWFEITTLLIPGQNDEPGEIEAMSRWIMDNLGADVPLHFSAFHPDYKMKDIPATPRATLNRARKIAMEQGLNYVYTGNVHDQAGDCTYCPNCHSELIQRDWYQLNSWSLAPGGRCSHCDTLIPGRFGLQPDHGTRKAMPVRISR; from the coding sequence ATGGTTGAATCAGATTGCTCTGAATCTATGCATGAATCCAATCCTGAACTCGACATTCATAACCCGTTCGTACGCCAAACCAAATATTGGCACAGCCTTGAAGATGGTCGTGTGCAATGCGATATATGCCCACGGCAATGTAAATTGCGGGATCAGCAAAGAGGCTTGTGTTTTGTACGCGCGAACGTCGGTAATCAAATTGTCTTAACCACCTATGGCCGCTCCAGTGGTTTCTGTGTCGATCCTATCGAAAAAAAGCCGCTCAACCATTTTTATCCGGGATCGTCGGTATTGTCTTTCGGTACTGCCGGATGCAACTTATCCTGCAAATTTTGCCAGAATTGGGACATTTCGAAATCGAGGCAAATGGACACGCTGGCAAGCCGGGCACAACCGGAAGCAATTGTCCAGGCAGCGCTGGACACCGGCTGTAGAAGTGTCGCATTTACCTATAACGATCCGGTTGTATTTCAGGAGTATGCGGTTGATGTGGCTCAGGCTTGCAGGGCGGCGGGGCTGGAATCCGTCGCCGTCTCCGCAGGTTATCATAGCGCGCAAGCGCGTAGTGAGTTCTATCAGTCTATATCAGCAGCAAATATCGATCTAAAAGCGTTTAGTGAGCGGTTCTATTGGAACGTTACCGGGGCACATCTTTCTCCCGTTCTGGACACGCTGAGCTATTTGAAACATGAAACAGCCGTCTGGTTTGAAATCACAACGTTACTTATTCCCGGCCAGAACGATGAGCCTGGGGAAATTGAAGCGATGAGCCGCTGGATTATGGACAATTTAGGTGCCGATGTGCCGTTGCACTTCTCCGCGTTTCATCCGGATTATAAAATGAAAGATATACCGGCGACCCCGAGAGCGACCTTGAACCGGGCGCGGAAAATTGCAATGGAGCAGGGATTAAATTACGTGTACACGGGAAATGTACACGATCAGGCGGGTGATTGTACCTACTGTCCGAATTGTCATTCTGAGTTAATTCAGCGGGATTGGTATCAGCTCAACAGCTGGTCACTGGCACCAGGAGGGCGATGTTCTCATTGTGATACGTTGATCCCGGGCCGGTTTGGATTGCAGCCTGACCATGGCACGCGGAAAGCGATGCCGGTTCGTATTAGTAGGTAA
- a CDS encoding tetratricopeptide repeat protein: protein MPRQYCKYHPLEPALWYDPRSHAAYCERCVDSGETLGGVGQAKCYLYGNELTYLGSANTAQPFWERLGAFFRFPFKRASLIIMGLLILLMVLISVVGAPSIFVAVVGGIFVLAFIARYGFLVLEQSAEGRFHPPTLGEAFSGSGFNILFQQIAVQIIFVGFTVVVSFLESGFLNAIASALVVLIWPASMMLLAMERSITLAVNPSAIWHLIRSIGWAYLLLYAFLFLLLGAQATLFQVFVQEIPPRLLLPGFVGLMFYFLIVSFHLMGYVVFQYQSDIGFVAEDQLAKEKRRLKVEPVNAVSELMIKEGQYERAVQVLTKYLKQNPDSIRHHENLAKLLLALRDRNEALAHGQFFLNLLSERGDDARLYFLFSRYLELDQGFKPEQPGVCLCLAEQLFLRGKYQQVCQLLANMHKSAPDFDLLPDAYLLMARSLLDGFNNESKASQYLKFVKAKYPTFSQLGEVEALLLECGGAV from the coding sequence ATGCCCCGCCAATATTGTAAATACCATCCTTTGGAGCCTGCGTTGTGGTATGACCCGCGCAGCCACGCTGCTTATTGTGAACGCTGTGTCGATAGCGGTGAAACTCTGGGTGGGGTCGGGCAGGCCAAGTGTTATCTATACGGAAACGAGCTGACCTATCTGGGCAGTGCAAATACGGCTCAGCCATTTTGGGAAAGGCTTGGAGCGTTCTTTCGATTCCCCTTCAAACGGGCGAGTTTAATAATCATGGGGCTGTTGATACTACTGATGGTGCTTATCAGCGTCGTCGGTGCTCCTTCGATTTTCGTTGCTGTCGTCGGAGGAATTTTCGTGCTTGCGTTTATCGCCCGTTACGGCTTTCTGGTGCTGGAGCAAAGTGCAGAAGGGCGCTTTCATCCACCCACATTAGGGGAGGCGTTTTCCGGGTCGGGTTTCAATATCCTGTTTCAGCAAATTGCGGTGCAAATTATTTTTGTGGGATTTACGGTGGTGGTTAGCTTTCTGGAAAGTGGTTTTCTGAATGCGATTGCCAGTGCGTTGGTGGTGCTAATCTGGCCCGCCAGCATGATGTTGTTGGCCATGGAGCGTTCGATTACTCTTGCTGTTAATCCCAGCGCTATCTGGCATTTGATTCGCAGTATCGGCTGGGCTTATTTATTGCTATATGCATTCCTGTTCTTGCTTTTAGGTGCACAAGCAACCCTGTTTCAGGTTTTTGTTCAGGAGATTCCGCCGCGTTTATTGCTGCCTGGATTCGTCGGCTTGATGTTTTATTTCCTGATAGTGAGCTTCCATCTGATGGGGTATGTCGTATTTCAGTATCAGTCTGATATAGGTTTTGTCGCAGAGGATCAGCTCGCGAAGGAAAAACGCAGGCTTAAAGTAGAGCCAGTCAATGCGGTTTCAGAATTAATGATAAAAGAAGGTCAGTATGAGCGGGCTGTTCAGGTGCTTACCAAGTACCTGAAACAAAACCCGGATAGTATCAGGCATCACGAAAATCTTGCCAAGCTGCTGCTGGCATTGCGAGACAGAAACGAGGCGCTGGCCCATGGGCAGTTCTTTCTCAATCTGCTGAGTGAGAGGGGAGACGATGCCAGGTTGTATTTTTTGTTCTCCCGCTATCTGGAATTGGACCAGGGGTTTAAACCGGAGCAACCTGGAGTTTGTTTATGTTTGGCGGAACAGTTGTTTCTGCGAGGCAAGTATCAACAGGTTTGCCAGTTACTGGCTAATATGCATAAGTCCGCGCCTGATTTTGATCTGCTTCCGGATGCGTATTTACTTATGGCACGTTCTTTACTGGATGGCTTTAACAACGAGAGCAAAGCCTCGCAATACCTTAAATTCGTCAAGGCCAAGTACCCAACGTTTAGCCAGCTCGGAGAGGTTGAGGCTTTGTTGCTTGAGTGCGGGGGTGCCGTATGA
- a CDS encoding 3-hydroxyacyl-CoA dehydrogenase NAD-binding domain-containing protein has protein sequence MSEAIRYEKDSDNIVVLTMDMPGQSANTMNEKYKVSMDECIDRLEQEEALAGVVITSAKSTFFAGGDLNDLVKATPEVAQEFMDSVTAIKAQLRRLELLKAPVVAAINGAALGGGYEICLACNHRVAINNPKTKIGLPEVTLGLLPGGGGVVRLTRLLGLEAAAPFLLEGKQVNPEKALQAGLIHELAESAEEMLAKAKAWCKSNAGVMQPWDTRGYKVPGGTPSNPALAMKLPMIPAMLKNKTKGCYPAPEAILSTAVESLQVDVDTAFKIEGRYFTSLATGPISTNMIKAFFFQLQQISKGSSRPKGIDQYTTKQVGILGAGMMGAGIAYSSATSGISVVLKDISEEAAAKGKAYSEKLLAKRVSRGQMSQEKADAVLALIKPTANAEDLQGCDLVIEAVFEKQELKAAVTQEAEVQMLASGIMASNTSSLPITGLAHASCRPANFIGLHFFSPVDKMPLVEIICGKETSDETLAKALDYVLQIRKTPIVVNDSRGFFTTRVIGTFVNEGLGMLGEGLSAASIEMAAAKAGFPIGTLAISDELNLQTMRNIRLATAAALKEEGKALPKSASDDIIDRMLDQYDRGGKLAGKGFYDYPQSGKKSLWPGLIEHFGAGSKEIPFKDMEERFLFVQALEAVRCMDEGVIESIADANIGSIMGIGFPPWTGGVIQFINQYGLRQFVERAQDLTNKYGDRFTPPSSLVEKAEKNETYD, from the coding sequence ATGAGTGAAGCAATACGTTACGAAAAAGACAGCGATAACATCGTCGTTTTGACCATGGATATGCCAGGTCAGTCCGCAAATACAATGAACGAAAAATACAAGGTGTCGATGGATGAGTGTATCGATCGCCTGGAGCAGGAAGAAGCGCTGGCAGGCGTTGTAATCACGTCCGCTAAAAGCACTTTTTTCGCGGGTGGAGACCTCAACGACCTGGTCAAAGCAACTCCGGAAGTAGCTCAAGAGTTTATGGATAGTGTGACTGCCATTAAAGCGCAATTGCGTCGCTTGGAATTACTAAAAGCGCCGGTAGTTGCTGCGATAAATGGGGCAGCATTAGGCGGGGGATACGAAATATGTCTGGCCTGTAATCACCGGGTCGCCATTAATAATCCGAAAACCAAGATCGGCCTGCCTGAGGTCACCTTGGGTTTGTTGCCCGGTGGTGGCGGTGTGGTGCGGCTAACCCGATTGCTGGGTTTGGAAGCGGCTGCGCCTTTCTTACTGGAAGGTAAACAGGTTAACCCGGAGAAAGCATTGCAAGCCGGTTTGATTCATGAGTTGGCGGAGAGCGCTGAGGAAATGCTGGCGAAAGCCAAAGCCTGGTGTAAATCGAATGCGGGTGTTATGCAACCTTGGGATACCCGCGGCTATAAAGTTCCTGGCGGCACCCCTTCCAATCCCGCGTTGGCAATGAAGTTGCCGATGATTCCGGCCATGCTGAAAAATAAAACCAAAGGGTGCTATCCGGCACCTGAGGCTATTTTGAGCACGGCAGTCGAGTCTTTGCAGGTGGACGTCGATACCGCTTTTAAGATCGAAGGTCGTTATTTTACCAGCTTGGCGACGGGTCCGATTTCTACCAACATGATCAAAGCCTTTTTTTTCCAGCTGCAACAAATCAGCAAAGGCAGCAGCCGTCCCAAAGGAATTGATCAATACACCACGAAGCAGGTAGGAATCCTGGGTGCGGGTATGATGGGAGCCGGTATTGCGTATTCCAGTGCAACGAGCGGTATTTCGGTAGTATTGAAAGACATTTCGGAAGAGGCTGCGGCTAAAGGTAAGGCCTACAGTGAAAAATTGCTGGCAAAGCGGGTTTCCCGCGGGCAGATGAGTCAGGAGAAGGCGGATGCCGTGTTGGCGTTGATCAAGCCCACTGCCAACGCAGAAGATTTGCAGGGCTGTGATCTGGTGATCGAGGCCGTATTTGAGAAACAGGAATTGAAAGCGGCGGTTACACAAGAAGCTGAAGTGCAAATGCTGGCCAGTGGCATTATGGCTTCCAACACGTCCAGCCTGCCGATTACCGGCCTCGCGCACGCGTCTTGCCGCCCGGCTAACTTTATTGGTCTGCATTTTTTCTCGCCCGTTGACAAAATGCCTTTAGTCGAAATCATCTGTGGCAAAGAGACATCCGATGAAACCTTGGCGAAAGCACTGGATTATGTGCTACAAATCCGCAAGACCCCCATTGTAGTAAACGATTCCCGCGGCTTCTTTACTACTCGCGTTATCGGTACCTTCGTCAATGAAGGTCTGGGTATGTTGGGGGAAGGACTTAGTGCAGCATCGATCGAGATGGCTGCGGCTAAAGCCGGTTTTCCTATAGGTACGTTGGCGATCAGCGATGAGCTGAATCTGCAAACCATGCGCAATATACGGTTGGCTACAGCCGCGGCTTTGAAAGAAGAAGGTAAAGCATTACCGAAATCGGCATCCGACGATATTATCGATAGGATGTTGGACCAATATGATCGCGGCGGAAAGCTGGCCGGAAAAGGGTTTTACGACTACCCGCAGTCGGGTAAAAAGTCGCTGTGGCCCGGACTGATTGAGCATTTTGGTGCTGGCAGCAAGGAAATTCCGTTCAAGGATATGGAGGAACGATTTCTCTTTGTCCAGGCCCTTGAGGCTGTACGTTGTATGGATGAGGGGGTTATCGAGTCCATCGCAGATGCTAATATCGGCTCCATTATGGGCATTGGATTTCCCCCATGGACCGGGGGAGTGATTCAATTTATTAACCAGTATGGCCTGCGTCAATTTGTTGAGCGGGCTCAGGATTTGACGAATAAATACGGTGATCGGTTTACTCCACCGTCCTCGCTGGTTGAGAAAGCGGAAAAGAACGAAACCTACGATTAA
- a CDS encoding acetyl-CoA C-acetyltransferase, with protein sequence MTTEAYVFDAVRTPRAKGKKDGSLHEVKPIDLVVNLLNALKQRNPGLDTAQVDDLVMGIVSPVGDQGAVLPKTALLKAGWDTQVAGQQINRFCASGLEAVNLAAQKVASGWEDLVIAGGVESMSRVPMGSDGGAWAMDPQTNMMTDFVTQGISADLIATVEGFTRDQVDEFAYQSQMKAGTAQKSGYFDKSVIPVLDINGLTVLAKDEFLRPETTLQGLAQLNPSFLMMGEMGFDGIALQKYHSVERINHVHTPGNSSGIVDGSALVLIGSKAKGDELGLKPRGRILATAITSTDPTIMLTGPAPASDKALKKAGLTYEDIDLFEVNEAFASVVMRFMRETGVPLEKINVNGGSIALGHPLGATGAMILGTVLDELERRNLKRGLCTLCVGAGMGIATIIERV encoded by the coding sequence ATGACAACAGAAGCCTATGTCTTTGATGCGGTGAGAACGCCGCGTGCAAAAGGCAAAAAGGATGGCTCACTTCACGAAGTGAAGCCAATAGACCTAGTGGTAAATCTATTGAACGCACTGAAGCAAAGGAATCCAGGGCTCGATACCGCCCAGGTTGACGACCTCGTGATGGGCATTGTGAGTCCGGTGGGTGATCAGGGCGCAGTTCTGCCTAAAACCGCTTTACTGAAAGCGGGCTGGGATACACAGGTTGCAGGGCAACAAATCAACCGTTTTTGCGCTTCCGGATTGGAGGCGGTCAATCTGGCAGCTCAGAAGGTGGCGTCCGGGTGGGAAGATCTGGTTATTGCAGGTGGTGTCGAGTCAATGTCCCGTGTGCCGATGGGATCCGATGGCGGTGCCTGGGCGATGGACCCGCAAACGAACATGATGACTGACTTTGTGACCCAGGGTATCTCGGCTGACCTGATCGCTACTGTTGAAGGTTTCACTCGCGATCAGGTGGATGAATTTGCTTACCAGTCACAGATGAAAGCCGGGACCGCGCAAAAAAGCGGATATTTCGACAAGTCGGTGATCCCGGTTTTAGACATCAATGGTTTGACGGTCCTGGCTAAGGATGAATTTCTTCGTCCGGAGACGACTCTGCAAGGTCTGGCTCAATTGAACCCGTCATTTTTAATGATGGGTGAAATGGGCTTTGACGGTATTGCACTGCAAAAATACCACAGCGTGGAGCGTATCAATCACGTTCACACGCCCGGCAATTCGTCTGGCATTGTTGATGGGTCTGCTTTGGTCTTGATCGGCTCGAAAGCCAAAGGTGACGAGCTGGGCCTGAAACCCCGCGGCCGGATTCTCGCCACTGCGATCACGAGCACGGATCCAACTATCATGTTGACGGGTCCGGCACCCGCCTCTGATAAAGCACTGAAAAAAGCGGGTCTGACCTATGAAGACATTGACCTGTTTGAGGTGAACGAGGCGTTTGCGTCTGTTGTTATGCGGTTTATGCGCGAGACCGGTGTGCCGCTTGAGAAAATAAATGTAAATGGCGGCTCCATTGCGCTAGGCCACCCGCTGGGTGCAACTGGCGCCATGATCCTGGGCACGGTGCTGGATGAGCTGGAGCGCCGTAACCTGAAGCGAGGCCTGTGTACCTTGTGCGTGGGTGCCGGTATGGGTATCGCCACCATCATTGAGCGCGTTTAA
- the ppc gene encoding phosphoenolpyruvate carboxylase, with product MSELDAHAPLRQDVRLLGQLLGQTLQEQESPVLLELVEDIRKLAKDARAGHEDQYPKLFEKLSKLEPELLVPVARAFSHFLNLANLAEQYHRVRRRREYQQTQRKNQRATMSELYPRLQRDNIDTDTIFETLNTLSIDLVLTAHPTEVTRRTLIQKYDDITQSLETLDTVNLTDIERNRVIENLKRNIVSAWNTDEIRQQRPTPVDEARWGFVTIEQTLWSAVPEYMRELNHWCEENLQRSLPMDFAPFTFSSWMGGDRDGNPNVTAVVTEEVLLLARWMAADLLNRDFENLYTKLSVTHCSDELRQWVGDHPEPYRAYLKPLRDRLFNTKSYLNAQLNKMEWYGDTPILTIDELMKPLKLCHQSLTECGMKEVANGDLLDTIRRLNSFGVTLLRLDVRQESSRHMDAIATITQAIGMGDYSQWDEEQKQRFLISELTSDRPLIPKFLKCSDEVQEVLDTFNMLTRQSIDALGAYVISMAHLPSDVLAVILLQKEAGMKSLMRVVPLFETLEDLQNAEATLKCLLDIDWYREHIQGQQEIMIGYSDSAKDAGFLAAAWVQYQAQEQLTRLCKQYGVQLTLFHGRGGSTSRGGAPSHEAILSQPPGAVNGRIRITEQGEVIRAKFTPFGVAIRTLQRYVAATLEATLIDRPQPDEQWRNMMTSLSENGTQSYRDMLRGDPRFLSYFHHATPEQELQRLPLGSRPAKRRQSGGIETLRAIPWVFAWTQMRLMLPGWLGADVAFQKALQQGKGDLLHEMYERWPFFRMVMGMLEMVLAKSDAQIAAYYERRLAQPEDRSLGQELQSRLAEMIDLVKNITDHSVLLQNNSVIRRSIEVRNPYLDPLHMLQVELMRSARLKQQETPDETRALMITVAGIAAGMRNTG from the coding sequence ATGTCTGAACTTGATGCTCATGCCCCACTGCGACAAGATGTCCGCCTGCTCGGACAGTTATTAGGTCAAACACTTCAGGAACAAGAAAGCCCCGTACTGCTGGAACTGGTGGAGGATATTCGCAAATTAGCGAAAGATGCCAGGGCAGGGCACGAGGATCAATACCCCAAATTATTCGAAAAATTATCCAAGCTGGAGCCGGAGTTATTGGTACCGGTGGCTCGGGCATTCAGCCATTTCCTTAATCTGGCGAACCTGGCTGAGCAGTATCACCGGGTTCGGCGGCGCAGAGAATACCAACAAACACAGCGCAAAAACCAACGTGCGACGATGTCCGAACTGTATCCCCGCCTGCAAAGAGACAACATAGATACAGATACTATTTTCGAAACATTGAATACCCTGTCGATTGATCTGGTGTTGACTGCGCATCCAACCGAAGTTACCCGCCGCACTCTAATACAAAAATACGATGACATTACCCAGAGTCTGGAAACGCTGGATACGGTGAATCTGACCGATATCGAACGTAACCGGGTGATCGAGAACCTCAAGCGTAATATCGTATCGGCGTGGAATACCGATGAAATCCGTCAACAGCGCCCGACGCCGGTGGATGAGGCCCGTTGGGGTTTTGTCACCATTGAGCAGACGTTGTGGAGCGCTGTTCCGGAATACATGCGGGAATTAAACCATTGGTGTGAAGAAAATCTGCAACGCAGTTTGCCTATGGATTTCGCTCCGTTTACGTTTTCTTCGTGGATGGGGGGAGACAGAGACGGCAATCCCAATGTTACCGCGGTGGTTACCGAAGAGGTGCTGTTGCTGGCGCGCTGGATGGCAGCCGATTTACTGAATCGTGACTTTGAAAATCTATACACAAAATTGTCGGTAACTCATTGTAGTGATGAATTACGGCAATGGGTGGGTGATCATCCGGAACCCTATCGGGCGTATCTGAAACCGCTTCGTGATCGGCTATTCAACACCAAGAGTTATCTTAATGCTCAGCTGAATAAAATGGAATGGTACGGAGATACGCCGATTCTGACCATTGACGAATTGATGAAGCCGTTAAAACTGTGCCACCAATCGCTGACCGAGTGCGGAATGAAAGAGGTCGCCAACGGTGATTTACTGGACACAATCCGGCGGCTAAATTCGTTCGGTGTCACGTTGTTGCGTCTGGATGTGCGGCAGGAGTCAAGCCGCCATATGGATGCAATTGCGACGATTACCCAAGCGATCGGCATGGGTGACTACAGCCAGTGGGATGAAGAACAAAAACAACGCTTTTTGATCAGTGAACTCACCAGTGACCGGCCGTTAATTCCGAAATTTCTGAAGTGCTCAGATGAAGTTCAGGAAGTGCTGGATACATTCAATATGTTGACCCGGCAATCCATAGATGCATTGGGGGCCTATGTAATCTCTATGGCTCACTTGCCCTCGGATGTACTGGCTGTCATTTTACTGCAAAAAGAAGCTGGCATGAAAAGCCTGATGCGGGTAGTGCCGTTATTTGAAACCCTTGAAGACTTGCAGAATGCCGAAGCCACTCTGAAGTGTTTATTGGATATTGATTGGTATCGGGAGCATATCCAGGGCCAGCAAGAGATCATGATCGGTTATTCCGACTCGGCCAAGGATGCGGGCTTCTTGGCGGCGGCATGGGTTCAATACCAAGCGCAGGAACAATTAACCCGGTTGTGCAAACAATATGGCGTCCAGCTCACCTTGTTTCACGGTCGTGGTGGCTCAACCAGTCGTGGCGGAGCCCCCTCCCATGAAGCGATATTATCGCAACCGCCTGGGGCTGTTAACGGGCGAATCCGTATTACTGAGCAAGGCGAGGTGATAAGGGCCAAGTTCACGCCGTTCGGTGTGGCGATCCGGACTTTGCAGCGCTACGTTGCGGCCACGCTGGAAGCCACTCTGATTGACCGACCGCAGCCGGACGAACAATGGCGGAATATGATGACCTCGTTGTCGGAAAACGGCACTCAATCGTATCGTGATATGTTGCGGGGAGACCCGCGCTTCCTCAGTTATTTTCATCACGCTACGCCTGAACAGGAATTGCAGCGCTTGCCTCTTGGAAGCCGGCCCGCCAAACGGCGCCAAAGTGGAGGCATCGAAACTTTGCGTGCGATTCCCTGGGTATTTGCCTGGACACAGATGCGATTGATGTTACCGGGATGGTTGGGTGCTGATGTCGCCTTCCAGAAAGCACTTCAGCAAGGAAAGGGCGATCTGCTTCATGAAATGTATGAGCGTTGGCCGTTTTTCCGAATGGTAATGGGTATGTTGGAAATGGTGTTAGCCAAATCCGATGCCCAGATTGCCGCTTATTACGAACGCAGGCTGGCACAACCGGAGGACAGGTCGCTAGGCCAGGAACTGCAGTCACGCTTAGCAGAGATGATTGATTTGGTTAAAAATATAACGGACCACAGCGTGTTGCTGCAGAACAATTCGGTAATTCGGCGGTCTATTGAGGTTCGCAATCCCTACCTGGACCCACTGCATATGTTGCAGGTGGAGCTCATGCGATCCGCAAGGCTTAAGCAACAGGAAACACCGGACGAGACCCGTGCCCTGATGATTACGGTTGCCGGAATTGCGGCAGGAATGCGTAATACGGGTTGA